In Flavobacterium sp. CS20, a single window of DNA contains:
- the secA gene encoding preprotein translocase subunit SecA, with protein sequence MGILDTVLKTFVGDKTKKDLKQIYPIVDQIKSYESELEKLDLEQLRQKTLDFKAKIKAANAEELDKIEALKKDADTCEDIDEKENIYTQIDDLEDVVYKNSEKVLDDIMPEAFAVVKETAKRFFHNTELRVKATEFDRELSAEKDYINLDGDYAIWSNSWDAAGKPITWDMIHYDVQLIGGIVMHQGKIAEMQTVEGKTLVATLPMYLNALTGNGVHLVTVNDYLAKRDSAWMAPIFQFHGLSVDCIDYYKPNSAERRRAYKCDIIYGTNNEFGFDYLRDNMSHSTDDLVQRKHNYAIVDEVDSVLIDEARTPLIISGPVPKGDVHEYDQLKPKINQLVEIQRKFLVKELAEAKKLIANGDTKEGGLKLYRVFRGLPKNKALIKYLSEEGIKQLLQKTENHYMQDNNREMPTVDKDLYFVIEEKNNQIDLTDKGVDFLSGEDDPDFFVMPEIGTEIAKIENEGLSKEEEIQKKEELYRDFGVKSERIHTMRQLLKAYTLFEKDTEYVVMDNKVKIVDEQTGRIMDGRRYSDGLHQAIEAKENVKIEDATQTFATITLQNYFRMYSKLSGMTGTAVTEAGEFWEIYKLDVIEIPTNKPIARDDKEDMVYKTKREKYNAIIDDVVKLSKAGRPRLIGTTSVEISELLSKMLNIRKIKHNVLNAKLHKREAEVVAEAGKSSVVTIATNMAGRGTDIKLTDEVKKAGGLAIVGTERHDSRRVDRQLRGRAGRQGDPGSSQFYVSLEDNLMRLFGSERIAKLMDRMGLKEGEVIQHKMISNSIERAQKKVEENNFGIRKRLLEYDDVMNAQREVVYKRRFHALFGERLRIDIANMIYDTAESIVNINKQAEDYANFDFELIRFFSMESPVDETEFKKTSIDKLIDKVYETAYKQYEEKMVKSAEQAFPVIKQVYETQGDKFERIAVPFTDGQKTLQVATNLKKAYESNGKQLITDFEKNITLAIIDEAWKNHLRKMDELKQSVQLAVHEQKDPLLIYKFEAFELFKVMLDEVNKDVVSFLFKGELPERDNTHIQEVRQTRRPEKVQTRKDEIQNLDERAAASRQAGQNASNQGNQVVETIVRDKPKIGRNDIVTIKNIETGENKSLKYKKALPMLNQGQWVLVEQN encoded by the coding sequence ATGGGCATTTTAGATACCGTACTTAAAACTTTTGTTGGTGATAAAACCAAGAAAGACCTTAAACAAATATATCCAATTGTTGATCAAATCAAATCTTATGAGTCTGAACTCGAGAAACTTGATTTAGAACAGCTTAGACAAAAAACACTTGATTTTAAAGCTAAAATTAAAGCGGCTAACGCAGAAGAGTTAGACAAGATTGAAGCACTAAAAAAAGATGCCGATACTTGTGAAGATATCGATGAAAAAGAAAATATTTATACCCAAATAGATGACTTAGAAGACGTGGTCTATAAAAATTCTGAAAAAGTTTTGGATGACATTATGCCTGAAGCTTTTGCCGTTGTTAAAGAAACCGCCAAACGCTTTTTTCACAACACTGAACTTCGTGTAAAAGCTACAGAATTTGATCGTGAGCTTTCTGCTGAAAAAGACTACATCAATCTTGATGGTGATTACGCTATCTGGTCTAACTCTTGGGATGCCGCTGGAAAACCAATCACTTGGGATATGATACATTACGATGTGCAACTTATCGGCGGTATCGTTATGCATCAAGGCAAAATAGCCGAAATGCAAACAGTGGAAGGAAAAACCTTAGTAGCGACTTTACCGATGTATCTCAACGCATTGACGGGCAACGGTGTTCATCTCGTCACAGTCAACGACTATTTGGCTAAACGTGATAGTGCTTGGATGGCTCCAATTTTTCAATTTCACGGCTTGAGTGTTGATTGTATAGACTACTACAAACCCAACTCTGCTGAACGTCGCCGAGCTTATAAATGCGATATCATTTACGGAACAAACAACGAGTTTGGCTTTGATTATCTCCGTGATAACATGAGCCATTCAACTGATGATTTGGTGCAACGCAAACACAATTATGCCATTGTTGATGAGGTCGATTCGGTTTTAATTGACGAAGCTCGAACACCCTTAATCATTTCTGGTCCAGTTCCTAAAGGAGATGTGCATGAATATGACCAACTGAAACCTAAAATCAATCAGCTTGTTGAGATTCAAAGAAAATTCTTAGTCAAAGAACTTGCCGAAGCTAAAAAACTCATTGCTAATGGCGATACTAAAGAAGGTGGTCTGAAACTTTACCGAGTCTTTAGAGGTTTGCCTAAAAACAAAGCTCTCATCAAATATTTGAGTGAAGAAGGCATCAAACAACTCTTGCAAAAAACTGAAAACCACTACATGCAAGACAACAATCGCGAAATGCCAACCGTTGACAAAGACTTGTATTTTGTGATTGAAGAAAAAAACAACCAAATTGACTTAACCGACAAAGGTGTCGATTTTCTATCAGGAGAAGATGATCCTGACTTTTTTGTGATGCCCGAAATAGGAACAGAAATCGCTAAAATAGAAAATGAAGGGCTTTCTAAAGAAGAAGAAATTCAAAAGAAAGAAGAACTTTATAGAGATTTTGGCGTAAAAAGTGAACGTATTCACACTATGCGTCAATTGCTAAAGGCTTACACGTTATTCGAAAAAGACACCGAATATGTAGTCATGGACAACAAAGTGAAAATTGTTGATGAGCAAACTGGTCGTATCATGGACGGACGCCGATATTCTGATGGTTTACATCAAGCTATTGAAGCTAAGGAAAATGTAAAAATTGAAGATGCCACCCAAACTTTTGCAACTATTACTTTGCAAAATTATTTCCGAATGTATAGTAAACTGTCAGGGATGACAGGAACAGCGGTAACCGAAGCTGGCGAGTTTTGGGAAATTTACAAACTGGATGTGATTGAAATTCCGACCAACAAACCCATAGCACGAGACGACAAGGAAGATATGGTTTACAAAACTAAACGCGAAAAATATAACGCCATTATAGACGATGTTGTCAAATTATCAAAAGCAGGAAGACCAAGATTGATAGGAACAACTTCTGTTGAAATTTCTGAATTGCTTAGCAAAATGCTCAACATCAGAAAAATTAAACACAACGTTCTTAACGCCAAATTACACAAACGCGAAGCCGAGGTCGTTGCCGAAGCTGGAAAAAGCAGTGTGGTAACCATAGCGACCAATATGGCTGGACGTGGTACAGATATAAAACTTACCGATGAAGTTAAAAAAGCTGGTGGTTTAGCCATCGTCGGAACAGAACGCCACGATTCTAGACGTGTGGACAGACAGTTACGCGGGCGTGCAGGTCGTCAAGGAGACCCAGGAAGCTCACAGTTTTATGTCTCTCTTGAAGACAATCTTATGCGTTTATTTGGTAGTGAACGTATTGCCAAACTCATGGATCGTATGGGGCTCAAAGAAGGCGAAGTGATTCAGCATAAAATGATTTCAAACTCTATTGAACGTGCCCAGAAAAAAGTAGAAGAAAATAATTTTGGTATTCGTAAACGTCTTTTAGAATACGATGATGTTATGAACGCTCAACGTGAGGTGGTTTACAAACGTCGTTTTCACGCATTATTTGGCGAACGCTTGCGTATAGATATTGCCAATATGATTTACGATACAGCAGAAAGCATTGTCAACATCAACAAACAAGCAGAAGATTATGCCAATTTTGATTTTGAACTCATCCGCTTTTTCTCTATGGAATCACCTGTTGATGAAACGGAATTCAAAAAAACATCTATAGACAAGCTTATTGATAAAGTTTACGAAACAGCTTATAAACAGTATGAAGAAAAAATGGTAAAAAGTGCTGAGCAAGCTTTTCCAGTCATCAAACAAGTTTATGAAACTCAAGGCGATAAATTTGAACGTATTGCTGTGCCTTTTACCGACGGACAAAAAACACTTCAAGTTGCTACTAACTTGAAAAAAGCTTACGAAAGCAACGGTAAGCAATTGATAACTGATTTTGAAAAAAACATCACTCTCGCTATTATTGACGAAGCTTGGAAAAACCATTTACGCAAAATGGACGAACTCAAACAAAGCGTTCAATTAGCCGTACACGAGCAAAAAGATCCTTTGCTGATTTATAAGTTTGAAGCCTTTGAGCTCTTCAAAGTTATGCTTGATGAGGTCAATAAAGACGTGGTGTCATTCTTGTTTAAAGGAGAATTACCTGAAAGAGACAACACTCATATTCAAGAAGTTAGACAAACCCGCCGACCTGAAAAAGTTCAAACCCGAAAAGACGAAATTCAAAATCTAGATGAACGTGCAGCCGCTTCAAGACAGGCTGGTCAAAATGCTAGCAACCAAGGCAATCAAGTTGTAGAAACTATAGTTAGAGACAAACCTAAAATAGGAAGAAACGATATTGTGACCATTAAAAATATTGAAACTGGGGAAAACAAAAGCTTAAAATATAAAAAAGCTCTTCCTATGCTCAATCAAGGCCAATGGGTTTTGGTTGAACAAAATTAA
- a CDS encoding DUF4199 domain-containing protein, producing the protein MEKFKIEFKWASIFTGINLIWIYIEKYLGLHDKYIDYQSIVSLVMLLPLSLCIYMSLKQKREDYYKGEMTWQKAFISGSLLSLLVAGLSPGPVYVMSQYVSPDFFEVARTTNVARGMSEKFAEQLFNLNTYISQAIMFYLAFGVMISAVIGLVVKRQSTQKS; encoded by the coding sequence ATGGAAAAATTTAAAATTGAATTCAAATGGGCATCGATTTTTACTGGTATTAATTTGATTTGGATTTATATTGAAAAATATTTAGGGCTACATGACAAATATATCGATTACCAGTCTATTGTAAGTCTCGTTATGTTGCTTCCTTTAAGTTTGTGTATTTATATGAGTTTAAAACAAAAACGCGAAGACTACTATAAGGGCGAAATGACTTGGCAAAAAGCCTTTATTTCTGGTTCATTATTGAGTCTGCTCGTGGCAGGTTTATCGCCAGGACCCGTTTATGTGATGTCTCAATATGTCTCTCCAGACTTTTTTGAAGTGGCAAGAACGACCAATGTAGCAAGAGGAATGAGTGAAAAATTTGCCGAGCAACTTTTTAATCTAAACACTTATATCAGTCAAGCCATAATGTTTTACTTAGCCTTTGGCGTTATGATTTCAGCTGTGATTGGATTAGTTGTAAAACGTCAATCAACTCAAAAGTCTTAA
- the trxA gene encoding thioredoxin: MNSNFNSIIKSKTPVLIDFYADWCEICKMLAPILKEAKSELKDNIKIIKIDVDKNQNLAKQYQVRGVPTMILFKDEKPVWQQSGVLQKQDIINIINQHS; the protein is encoded by the coding sequence ATGAATTCAAATTTTAACAGCATTATTAAAAGTAAAACACCTGTTTTAATTGACTTTTATGCCGATTGGTGTGAAATATGTAAAATGTTAGCACCCATTTTAAAAGAGGCGAAATCTGAATTAAAAGACAACATCAAAATCATTAAAATTGATGTTGACAAAAATCAAAATTTAGCAAAACAATATCAAGTTCGCGGTGTTCCTACAATGATTTTGTTTAAAGACGAAAAACCCGTTTGGCAACAAAGTGGCGTTTTACAAAAGCAAGATATTATTAATATAATTAATCAACACTCATGA